CATCTGAGGATAGCTGAGATGATTAAGTTATGTATATGATAGTGAACTGTATACCATGAATTAAGATATTATTTACttcatacataaaatgaaaaagttaataaCAGAACAATATGcttcattttgttctattttaagtttcatGGCCAATTGGTCCTACTACATATCAGAGTTGTAGTAAGAGTATaaatactatatactatatatatactacatatttatatgtaaaattactCTAACCAGTAAAAGAAATGCTATGAAATGTCACTTACATAAATTACTACTTCTCTCCCTTCATTAGTCACCACAAGTAGATGTTCATCAAGCAAGATGACCAAAGGAAAATAGTAAGAAATAGGATAGAGGGCCTGGATTAGATAATTCCGACTATCCTGAGAGGATTTTTCACAATGGAGGCTTAACAGGTGGCCCAACGAGCTGGTTGGGCCTCTGAGACCAGATAATCTCATGGGGATAAAAAAGATGACTGCAGCTGGTATCACCAGCAAGCAATATTGTGGATGTCTTTCCAAGCACTTCCCATATTCTTCACAATAAAAGCCCAAGTCCTTGCTAGGATCCACAAGGCCTTACATGATCTAGTCACCTATTACCTTTGACCTCATCATCTACAGCTCTCCTTCACACACTTTATTCCAGACACTccagtctttttctgtttcttgaacaCACAGGCTAGCTTCTACCTCAAAACCTTTGCACTAACTCCATCTGCGTAGAATACTCCTGGGTCTACGTGAGGTTAGCTCCCTCACTTTGAAGTCCTTGTTAAATTACCATCTCAGTGAAGTCCTTTCTGGTTACCCAATCTAAAACTACAATCTTTCCTGCATGACATTTTATATcccaccctgcttttgctccttcTAACATAATACATAGTTTTCTTATCTTGTCTGTCTGTTCTCACTATAATTAAATTCCAGAAGATGAGAAACATTTGTCTGTTTTGTTACTGCCACATTCCTAGCACATAAAAAAAGCATCTGGCATGCTAGGTAGtcaatagataaataacaaataaatgaacaatagTCAGGTGTTCCAGTTATCTATGGTTGcttaacaaatcaccccaaaactatTAGCTTAAAAGAACAATCATTTCATACCTCACAGCTTTGGGGATTTACTGGCCTCAGCTGAGTTGTTCTTGCTTGAGGTCTCTCATGCAGTTATAGTAAGAAGAGAGGACTAGAATTATCTGAAAACTCCCTCCTTCACATGTCTGGTGCCTGGGATGGGAAGATTCAAAACTGGGGGGCTGAACCAGCCGGGGTTCCTCAGGTATCTCTATTTCTATGTGGGCTCTTCACAAGGTCTTTCCAGTATGGTAGCCAGGGTTTTTATGCGATCACTTAGGGCTCTGAAGCAAATGttcctagagagagaaaaccatgAGAAAGTTTTGTCACCGTTTATGTCCTAGCTTCAGAAATATTACGGCTCTGCCATACTGTTAGTCAAAGCAGTCACAAAGGATCATCTAGGCTCAGATGACGTAAACATAAACTCcaccttgttttttgttttgtttttttgatagggAATGGAGAGGTTCTGGAATATCATGTGGGCAGAAACACTGtagctatttttgttttgttctcacaCCGCCAACAACAAAAGGAATCAGTAATGTCAAAGGTAGATGTCTCAGCAGAGAAGTAGAACCTGATGTGGACCTGAGAGTGAGCGACAGGTAACGGTCCCCACAGGCAAGAATAAGGAGATACTGACCACaggtgaaagggactcaacaaaGCACACCAGAGTTTGAGAGTCTGGAAAGACTGAGTGTCAAATATCAGTAGATATAGCGAACAATAAACATCAACAAAGGATTGCTATCAAAGCCTTGGAAATCTGAGTTTTAGTTCTGACTTTGACACTAACTTTCTGACCTAGGGTAAATAATGCCTAGCATGCTGCCTCTATCGGCTATTTTCCAGCTAAAGTTAATATTAGTGATTTTCTGTGAAGATGTAGCTTTGACATATATCTATTTAGTTATAAAGACATACTCTTTCATTTGTCACTTTACCAGGCATAACATAATTTCATTTGTCTTCAGCCTTTGGATTGTCCCAGAATGTTGCAGGTGCAACTTTTATGGCAGCCGGTAGTTCAGCTCCTGAATTAGTTATTGCTTTCCTAGGTAAATATTGCtccttatattttttcttactcCATGTGATTTGATCTTCTCCAAGTCAATACTAACTGAGCTACTATCTTGCTTATAGGTGTATTTATCACAGAGGGCGATATTGGCATTAGCACCATTCTTGGATCTGCAATTTATAATCTCCTTGGCATCTGTGCAGCCTGTGGCTTACTATCTAACGTGGTATGTAAAAAAACTTTATTCAACAAAATTTATTGCCTTGACAAATTATAAGAACCGTTCAGAGTCTAGGACAAACAAGGCACTAGTAATGTGttcaattatatttattaatcGGTAGAAAAACAACATGTATTCAATTTTAAGTTAACCCACAAATACCTCTTGGTCAAATTTATGAAAATCAGACTAGGTTTAGAaacacaatttttcttaaaattccttTCTCTATGCAATATGCAAAAGGTAACAATATTTAGCTAcaaatatacaattttattattgCACTAAGCAAGTACTTGAAGAAGTTACAGTGTAATGGAaaacattaattatttttataggtTTCAACGCTATCATGTTGGCCCCTATTCAGAGACTGTGCAGCATACATGATTAGTGTAGCAGCAGTTCTTGCCATAATATTTGACAACCAAGTTTACTGGTAAGCTTGAAATAATTATTCTTAATGTAAAACAATTACAGAGAggatttttataaaattctgatGGTTtagtaacatttcttttttttcaaaaatgttatttcaATCACTTCTCAATCATCTGCCACTTCCGTACATCTTCCCCGTAGGTCTCTGAGCTAACCTCCTCACCACGATTGCTAGTTGGGTTCTTCTCCCTTCTTTGCAATTCTTTAGTCAagtcagtcttcttttttttttttgtctaaccACTGGATGTTACCACCCTTCTTTCTCTCCACTGACTTCCTGTTGAGAAGATCTCCCAACTTTTGTTGTCCGTTAAAGCCCCAACAGGTGGCTTTTTCATCTATTGGGTGGTTTACCTTGCCTCCATTAAAAGTGACCATGGTCACAAGATTGGAGAAGATGACAAAGGAAGTAAAAGAAGTTCCTTTAAATTCCTACAACTTTCTCCCTGATGTTCATTTAGTAAGAGGAACTATAGCCTTCTTCCCCTAAAAATCAAAAACGTTTAGGTTTCAATATTAAAAACTATTTGCTTTCTTTATAATCTCCCCATGCCTTGCTgttccaagaaaatgaaaaaggggGTGACCTAGTGAACAGATAGTAATCGTTTCAGCTAGTAGGTGTTTATCACTACACTAGGAAtcttaatggataaagaaatgtaaaaCGCAGCCATACAGATTGTACATTGCCCAATGCCAGAGATcaccagaaaaatagaaaacgCTGTAAATGGCACCCCTCTGGAATACTACAATTTGGCAGTGCTGCATCAATATCTGCTATCAAAAAACTTTAAACCCCGCAGGgagcaaattttttaaatgaatcatcCTGAAATCTAGACCGTCTCCCAAGGAAAGACTGTTGGTTACAATGGGGATGCTTCTGGGACTTAGCAGTTGTCTGTAAGGGGGCAATGACTGTGAGAGCATCCAAGCTAATGCTCCCCCCATTAGGGAAATCAAGAACTCTGTGCCTTCAAGCTGTAGCAGAGATTCAATGGCTGTAAAATAAAACGTAAATGCAAGGTtcaaatgtgatggtattagctAATGAAAATCCTTTAAACAGCAAACCAGAGTACAGGAAAACGGTTCTCAGTGCCTtaggtataattttatttttgaaaacatcCTTGCTTTCTTGTGAATGCAAGCCAAACTCATTTACATTAAAATCGTCAAAAAAATCTCTGTATAGCAAACTGAAAGGCTCCAGCCAAAGTCTAACATATTCTGAATATTTTACACAAAATTCCTATACCTGAACAATTGAAATGAACAGatactatattttcttctaattatcATATTCTTCCAGTGAACTGAGGTGGAGAATGCCCATCACTATTCATTagtttcacttttattttgaaagtctATGATTACTGTTATGTTTAAAGAACTTTTTATGCCTGCCATTCGGAAGGATTCTACAAATTAAGACAATGCATTTATAATCCTTGTTTTTGAAATACAGAAAGGACAGTGTCAAGCTTTCATCAAATTTTTAATAATGCTGTAACCAAAGGTGGACACATCTGCAAAACCAAAATACATGTAGAACATTTCTGTTCTATTGCTGCATTAGAAAATTAAGCAGATACTGCCCAAAAGCTACTAACTCTAAAATaactttcacatttttaattgaaaaacacacaaatttctttaatttatagGTATGAAGGAACTTCACTGCTTTTGATATATGGATTATATGTTTTGGTGCTGTGTTTTGACATTAAAATTAACCAATATATTATAAAGAAATGCAGTCCTTGCTGCCCCTGCCTTGCCAAAGCAATGGAAGAGAGAAGTGAACAACAGCCACTGATGGGATGGGAAGATGAGGATCAACCATTCATCCGTAGGCAATCAAGAACTGACAGTGGAATATTTCATGAAGATTCTGGCTACTCCCAGCTTTCTATAAGTTTACATGGTCTTAGTCAGGTTTCTGAAGGTAATAACCACATCCTGGCCACTATTAAGTCTATTCACTAGcaaaacttaatttcatttcaatTCATTAAGTACTATATATTTACTATGTAAAAAACACTACGGGGATTCAGGGATGATCAAGAGGCAGACCTATCCCTAAAGAAGCTTCCAATACtacagggggggaaaaaaaacccaaatagctAAAATGTGAACATTTAAGTACtgtaaagagaaacaaataaagcATAACTGTGGTTCCTAAAGGGGACAGACGGTACAAAATTTGATGAGGATGGTTAGATAGGAAAGATTATCACGGAGAAGGGAGCATTAAAACTAAGCCTTGTAGAATAGTAAGATTTTAACTAACAACCTGATTTATGAATAATAAGTAACAGCTATTGAAGTCTAGACTTCAATAGCTGTTACTTATTAGTCATAAGTAAATGATGCAGAGATAAGAGTAAAGAGTATTCCATGGACtgacaaggaaataaaatgagcaaaaggCCTGCTCAAGTACTAACATAACTGGAGCACTGCATGTGCAGAATGGAAGCAGAAGAAAGTTGGATAGAAAGGAAGAGGATAGAGTCTTAAATGCTAGATTAAGAGTGTTTGCAGGTTTGTAAGCAGAGAAATTATCAGAACTGAAATACGGGATAAAGGACATGGAGGTCTTTAAGAGGCTACTAAACCAACTGATGTGTTTAGCAGATGTCTAGACAAAGTGATGGCAGAGGGAATACAAGAGAACAGATGTGAGACATTGCAAAGGAAGCATCACCAAGACCAGGCAACTGAAGGGCTACTTGGGAGCAGAGATAATTCTGAGGCTTTTGATCATGACTGACTAAGAAGATGAGAACACCACTTACAAAAACGAGGAATTAAGGAAGAAAAGCTGGTgtgggaaaaaagaaagtaagaaggaAACAGTTGAATTTTAAACATGTCATTTGAAGCAGTAGCAAAACACTTAAGTAAATATATTTAGTAGGAAGTCGAATTCAGCTATGGCCAGAAATAcaaatttggttatttttttataaagtggTTGTAAGAAACAGATGCTAAATTTTATTTAGTACTTTAGACAGGGAACTTATTCTAttaccttaaaaagttaaaatatgacTTTTCCCCTTCTTACAAAAATTATAGTTTCTAGTCTTTCAGGCGCAAGAGGTACACACGTCTAAGTTAAATTTTGTaacaagaaactcaaaagaaCCAGTCCAAACATTTTTTATTACACTAAAATTATATCTGTTACTTCTGGCCCATTGGCTGAGGCTtggcaaaaatttttttatgagTTATTTTACTAGCATTAGTTGTAACGTGACCTAGTATATGGGTACAGTATTTTATAAatgccatacaaattttaaacaattttaaagtgAATTCCCCTTTTTATCGAATGTATTATTGTCTTCCACTAAGTTAATAAaacaaattgaatttaaaaaacatactcaAGTCTTACAAGTTACATTGTAGATTCTATACTAGTGCCTATTTTCTTAAGGTTTTTTTCTAAGAATTGTGGTGAATTCTGTGTTTGgtgaattaattaaagaaaataatgaaacaagtCCCCTAAAGTTACTTACAATGAGAATTAGAAATATTCAACTTAATAAAAAGATTATGCTATAATTATATTATACTCCCTAAGTATACATTGTGATAAATAGGGCAGGCTGGAGGTATCATCAATATTGGGAAATGGATACAATGGGGATAGCTAAGGTAAGCCAGCCAGTTAATCCCATAAGCAAAAGTTACTAAAGACCATCCACACTGTAGAAAACCAAGAGATGTCGAACTGACACTTCATAAACATTATGTCTCTAACATACTTAGTGAATGACCCAAGACATTTTGATGGATTTAAGGCCCCAAATCAAGAAACGCTGAGTATCACATTTTACACCATCAGCCCTGAAGTCTCAATTAGTTTCTCTTTGCCAGCAATATCAGTAATGAGGCATTCGAATGTTTTAAATAGCCTCTTAAAAACTGATACAGCTAATTTATTTCAATACAGCTTTCTAAATGAACATTTCTAACTTAATTGGCCACTTGAGAAAACtcaaaatcatttaatttttccttaacaGATCCACCAAGTGTTTTCAACATGCCTGAAGCAGACTTGAAAAGAATTTTTTGGGTACTATCCCTTCCCATTATTATACTACTTTTTCTAACCACACCAGATTGTAGAAGAAAGTTTTGGAAAAATTACTTTGTGATAACCTTTTTCATGTCAGCACTGTGGATATCTGCATTTACATATATCCTGGTTTGGATGGTCACAATAACTGGTACGTATCTTAAGTATAAgagcacaattttaaaataaaataatcagtttTATATAAGAACAAAGCATATATTCACTAAGTGTAGtccaaagagcaaatttttttcagtaaagacTAAAGATTAGTGCTATTTACAGAAAGATTAAATATTAATACACCAACAAGCTCATTCAGGTTTTGTGAGTTGTATATCACGTCAACTATATTCTCACTGTTATACAGCCCAGGGGTACAAGTCAAAGGAATGTACATGTTATACATTAAATCAAATTCACAGAATGTCTTTCTATTATGCTAATAATTAAATCACATTGCATGGGTGCATAATATAGTCTTTATATTGAATTCcattccataataaaaaatatagcAAGGTGCCAGTGTTTTGAGAAAACGATGGGTACTGTTTAACtagattacattttattttgctttttaatatggGAATATAAACGTAGtatgaaatgaataaaaagggtataaaataaaagtttcattttAGGTTTCTACTACCTTCATGATTAAGATTTAACTATTACTGCTTGGTCATAAGCAGCTGTAGTCCCACAGAACTCCTAGTCCAGAAGGAAAAATTGAATATAAACAATGAACACAAAAATCAGGAATTTCTCTCAGAAAGGTTAAGCTGAATGGACTTATATCATGGGTGAGCAAACCACCACCTGTGTGCCCAAATCACTGAGTCTCCTGCTTTTGAGAGTTAAGTTTTACTGAACACAGTCATGCCCATCCATTTATATATTATCTATGGATGCTTTCACATTACACTGGCAGAGCTGAATAACTGCAACAGAGATCACatagcctgcaaagcctaaattAATTACTATCTCACCCTTTcgaaaaaagtttgctgacctctgactTTTCTCATATTAATATATGACTTAGAATAGTATGCTATTCTATTTTGCTTTTACTTTAAGAGTAAGATGAAAAAGTCCAATAGCTTGCATATTAAAACTCTAAATTTTCTCAGATCACATTTGACATTAGGAAagcaacaaaagaacaaaatgaagtaCTAGATCATAGAACAGTCGCCAAGATGATAAATATTAGTGTTATTTATGTACACATGAACTCTGGCAAACCAGTAACAAAATTAACAACCAATTACAATTCCAGTATCAATATATAAGCATGCAATAAATATGCTACTTGAAGttcttttaattaacattttaagaaagaaaaattctaaagTAAGTTTTCAATTACAATATTAAGAGCAGTtacaattactttcttttttaaacttcccTCTAGTTCTGTTTCCCAAAATGAATACACTGATGAAAAATGTTGAACTGACATCAGATTTAACAGAAGTATTAAACTGGGACCATAAAGTTAGAAAGACTCAAGCCAAATCCTATTTTGTTTTCCTCAGATTTATGATTTCCCAAAGAAAACACTAAACTAAGGTCTGTCACTAAAGTaggaatttaaaaatgcataccGTGTTAACACATGTACAGCTTAAAAATAGCTACAAATAATTTGCTTAAATCTGACCTCTTtagcaaatgtttttaaaagggaaaagagaaaatgaccaATCTCGTTAGCATATTTTAAGCAACAGCCTTGACAACAGTGGACAGCCAAAACTTCTGTAAGCATACCAGGTAGGGAAATTACTCCTTGGTAGAATTTTGTGTATTAAATATTGATATCTGTCATTAAAAATCTGTGCTACCTGGGTTACCAattcaccaatattattcaaatattttggtaGCTAAAAATCTAAGTAAATACATATTGGTTCTGAAATCTAAATATGCCTATGTTCTTTTTCAGGaaagaaatatctgaaatatCTGTAAAGAACAGCGAATCTGTAAGATTTGTAACTTGTAATATCTATGTTTATTTCAGGGGAAACATTAGAAATTCCAGATACAGTAATGGGCCTTACTTTATTAGCAGCAGGAACAAGCATACCAGACACGATTGCAAGTGTGTTGGTTGCAAGAAAAGGTAAGAAGTAGGTCCCTCAAGCTGCAGTGCCCATTCTTAAAAGCCTGGCTGAAATATACTGAGCaaacataactttaaaatatttatttcctcagtAACatactttgaagaaaaaaaaaggagtgactCAGAGGAAGGATTTACTATTTAATAGCAGATTAATTTCACTAAATCTAATCGCCCAAGTAATATTCATCTGAAATGTGCATTAAATCATAACTAACCATGTTAGAATGAAAAGCAACAAGTAATCTACATACCTTATTGAAAAATGgtttaataaataaagataattattagataaataaatgttaagactTTAAATACTAAccccccaaaatttaaaaatacaaattcattaAGACTTTTCCTCTAATACAACAATTTTccaaaacaaagagagaaaagtatCCAGTGTTTTTTCTTATGAAGCTtattaataaaatacagtattggTGTGCATATTTTAacaacatgctttttttttttttttttttacaggcaaAGGAGATATGGCTATGTCTAACATTGTGGGATCCAACGTGTTCGATATGTTGTGCCTAGGAGTTCCATGGTTTATTAAAACTACATTTATAAATGCATCTGCTCCTGTAAAAGTGAACAGTAGAGGACTAACTTACATAACCATCTTTCTcaacatttcaattatttttcttttcttagcagTTCACCTTAATGGCTGGAAACTAGACAGAAAGTTGGGAGTAGTCTGCCTATTATTATACTTGGGGCTGGCAACATTATCAGTTCTGTATGAACTTGGAATtattggaaataataaaataaggggCTGTGGTGGTTAATGTGGAAAATGTGAATGATGGGGAAGGGCAGAGAAGGAAAACTCCATTTCTCCATTTaagtcaaataaaaaatattctgaactTTAGAATCCAAAACTTACTTACAGCAATTCTTTATCaccaacaaaaatttaaaaccaaCCAAAATCATATCCTAATTTGTCTGAGCCCTTTCTTTCCAAGGACAATTACATATATTAAACAGAAGTTTTGAAAAAACTATCTATGTTTTACCTTACAATAAGTTGATAAAAGCTGGGGACACTTGAACAAACAAATCCCACTATGCAGAActgaaaataacaagaaaatggcttatttcattaaaaatagtaTAACCATTCATTTAAACTGAATGACCAGACTTGCTGTCTTTAAAAATCCAAACTTGAGATTAACAAAAATCACAGTATATTAACACTATACTGTTAAAAGCTGGTGGGAGTTTTAAAAGTTCATCTTTACAACTTTTGTAAGCGTAcagtattacttaaaaaaatgacTTTTACTAGGAGATTCAGCAAAACAGATGTAAGAATGTTCCAACCGTGGTTTCAAATTATGCATTACGATCCAAGCGAACATCAATTTCTCTGCCACTGATTTTTATGCCATTCATTATTCTGCAGGCTTTTTCAGCTGATTCTGGGGAGTCAAATCTGACCGTTCCACAGCCTTTTGACTTTCcattctccatttttatttctgcaaacATTACAtgacctttaaaagaaaaattatagaattaCTAGTCTGTTTAAACAGGTTCCATTTCACTACACAGGTCTGAAATTTCTCATAGCCAATGAAATGACAACTTGGCTAAAAACATCAATGATTTTAAAACAGCACATCATATAAGCATTATTCTCATCattttatattctgaatataaTGCAATTCATAGAAAGTAATGAATATATACAGGTTATAATAtacaaaattgaaatcaaaataaatttgcttaggatttaatattttattaaaataaaaaatttttaatgttaaatccTTATTTCTAAAGTGAATTTTATAGCAAGATAAGGTAAGCTAGCACAAAATGACACCAAGTCACCATGCCTAATAACAAACTTACAAAttcaaacaaaattatttttagaaaaacaattgCTCTTTTATGCCCAATCCCCtaatctctcttccttcccttttatcCTCCATTTCACTCTTTTATCCCTGAAAATAGTAGCAACTGcccagaaatttaatttttaccagGCCACAAAGAGCTCCGCTAATTCTGCTTTTCAGCCACAGTGCCAAAGTCATTTATTCAATATGACAATTTGAACTCCATATGTAAGAGTGGCACCAAGTATATTACGGAAACAGGCATGGACGAGATATTGTAGAtttaaatcaataaaagtagaaaacagTGATGATAAGAGCACAAAGAAGAACCTTAGAGAAGCTTCCAGAGGAGGAAAACCAGACAATGGTTCTGTTTATAGTTAATATCATTACTGACTCTATACAGACTagtatttgaaataaatgaatatcaTTTATCAAAATACGTGGCCATAAAAATCCATCATCCAAACCAGAAACTTTAGAGAGTAAAAGGGAGAGTTATTAATAATTACACACAAATAACAGATGTAAACATTGAGACTATCCCCAGGCATACAAGTCTGTATGATAACCCAGTTCACACAGATTTAGATGTGAGGTGACTACTTGCCATAATGCTTCCCTCCCCTTGAATATTATAGTTGCCAGATCACTATCGGCTAATTTTAGTCTGGCAATAAAATCAAAGACCCAGACATATTTAGTTCTATAAAgggacaaaaaaaggaaaaggggggaaggtaaaagaaaagggcttgggcttccctggtggtgcagtggttaagaatccacctgctaatgcaggggacacgggttcaagccctggtctaggaagatcccacagtccgtggagcaactaagcccatgcaccacaactactgagcctgagctctagagaccgtgagccacaactactgagcccacgtgccacaactactgaagcccgcacgcctagggcctgtgctctgcaacaagagaagccaccgcaatgagaagcctgcgcacggcaacgaagagtagcccccgctcgccgcaactagagaaagcccacgcacagcaacaaagactcaatgcaacccaaaataacaaataaaattaatttttaaaagggctTATCAAAAAATTGCATAAGCCCTTTCCAGGTGATGGGATGAACTTTTAATCCCAATGCAtgagtaagattttttttcctgtttaaattTTGATCTGAATGATTTCTACCACATCCTAGactacttttcttcttttgtttattcatccatccctgccctgccccattaCTGCGTTTTTTTAAAACCAACTGATAGGTTATCACTCACCCACTCAATACTAATTAAATGGTTCAAGTTAATAAATATCACACTGAACCAAAACCATGATCTGTAACCCAAGCCAGGCAGTCTTTAACTGTGTTCTAAAAGTTATAAAACAGACTAATTCCCAGAAAAATTATTATAATGGTTAAAGTAGATCCAAAAAGTTTTTAACCTACAACAGGTAAAAAACCAAACACACCCCTGTGCAccattagtgggaatgtaaactggtgttgccactatagaaaacagtatggcaattccttaagaaattaaaaatagaactaccataagatccagatccagcaattcccctcctGGGTACTTATccgaagaaaataaaaacactaattaaaaaagatacatgcacccctatgttcactgcagcactatttacaacagccaagatatggaagccacctaagcatgcactactcagccatataaaagaatgaaatcttgccatttgcaacaacatggatgaaaccaGAGGGTAGTATATGCTAAGTAAATaagtcacagaaagataaatactgtataatttcacttatatgtggactctaaaaaccaaaagaaatgaacgtaacaaaacagaaacagttatacagagaacaaacaggtggctgTCTGAGTGGAGGGGGCTGGAGAGAAGAAATAGGAAaggaagattaagaggtacaaacttccaattgcaaaataaataagtcatgggtatgaaatgtacaatgtgaggaatatagtcagtaaCTATGTAACATCTTTTTATGGTGATatattgtaactagacttattgtgatgatcatttgaAAAGTAgggaaatatcaaatcactgtattgtgtaacaggaactaacatagggttgtaggtcaattatacttaaaaagcaaagaaacaaattcacagaaaaaaaaagagatcattttgtagttaccagaggtgggggggtggggggtgggggggtggagtggagaggggaaattggaggaggggagtcaaaaggtacaaaatttgagttataagataaataagtactagggatgtaatgtacaacatgataaatataattaacactgctgagTGTTACATATTAAAGTTGTTAAgggagtaaatcctaagagctctcatcacaaggaaaatcttttttctatgtctttaattttgtatctatgagATGATGGACGTTCACTAAACTTCTTGTGATaaccattttatatgtgtaagtcaaatcattatgttgtgcaccttaaatttatacagtgctatatgtcgattatatctcaacgaaac
This sequence is a window from Mesoplodon densirostris isolate mMesDen1 chromosome 4, mMesDen1 primary haplotype, whole genome shotgun sequence. Protein-coding genes within it:
- the SLC24A5 gene encoding sodium/potassium/calcium exchanger 5 gives rise to the protein MQTKGGPRWARRALLLGILWATAHLPPPGASLPQRLPRATGNSTQCVMSPSSEFPEGFFTKQERADGGIVIYFLIILYMFMAMSIVCDEYFLPSLEIISESFGLSQNVAGATFMAAGSSAPELVIAFLGVFITEGDIGISTILGSAIYNLLGICAACGLLSNVVSTLSCWPLFRDCAAYMISVAAVLAIIFDNQVYWYEGTSLLLIYGLYVLVLCFDIKINQYIIKKCSPCCPCLAKAMEERSEQQPLMGWEDEDQPFIRRQSRTDSGIFHEDSGYSQLSISLHGLSQVSEDPPSVFNMPEADLKRIFWVLSLPIIILLFLTTPDCRRKFWKNYFVITFFMSALWISAFTYILVWMVTITGETLEIPDTVMGLTLLAAGTSIPDTIASVLVARKGKGDMAMSNIVGSNVFDMLCLGVPWFIKTTFINASAPVKVNSRGLTYITIFLNISIIFLFLAVHLNGWKLDRKLGVVCLLLYLGLATLSVLYELGIIGNNKIRGCGG